A single window of Candidatus Microthrix subdominans DNA harbors:
- a CDS encoding YceI family protein: MGNKVKGVVGRHPVLAGMGMLIVVSAVVGGIVWNSMFGLEPTVVYFGVPDAPTLTATNNETIYRLDASRSTITYTVTEKLAGTTHTATGTTRGIAGDIALNTTKPADSRIGDIVINVQQLTSDQQLRDERLRHDYLQSNDYQTATFSPPHSTDSPPKSPKTPPYKFTITGDLTVKETTKPATLKATGTLTGNELHLNATTTISLTNYGIGPINMVGFAQADDNARLDFNLTAIDTADFTDTNRVASAATTNTKPTGTSPSFTNAVQPILENSCASCHQTGEAGAPFWELTDASDATRIADGLALITKSRYMPPFLATDAGIPLKHDPRLTNKQITTIEDWANAGAPLDTPTTTPIKVTNEPVLHPRADMTLTAAAPYEGSTNKTNDYRCLIMDPELDTPAVATGYEFVPDKNEFVHHALTYRMTADQREGVDQRDADDPGTGYECFGGVGAGPGGLSPSGRGRGSELVAGWAPGAKPGIYPDGAGLKMQPGDFFVTQVHYHYVHAAPPDQSQLILQLGSEPTENYADVAVSQYLAPAEIPCMPDEKGPLCDRAASIQALTDEFGPAAPVIANGLNAVCGSTPEETANVDAEGISTSSCEHGVSSVGKLLSVNGHMHELGRTFRMTLNPDTPGEKVLLDIDRWDFNWQFSYVPVEDIVLTSDDTIKVECSWDRNLINPQAEPRWISWSEGTEDEMCFSTVATIEPRE, translated from the coding sequence ATGGGCAACAAGGTGAAGGGTGTGGTTGGTCGTCATCCGGTGTTGGCCGGCATGGGCATGCTCATCGTCGTATCCGCCGTGGTCGGCGGGATCGTCTGGAACTCAATGTTCGGCCTCGAACCAACAGTCGTCTACTTCGGCGTCCCCGACGCCCCCACCCTCACCGCCACCAACAACGAAACCATCTACCGACTCGACGCCTCCCGCTCCACCATCACCTACACCGTCACCGAAAAACTCGCCGGCACCACCCACACCGCCACCGGCACCACCCGAGGCATCGCCGGCGACATCGCCCTCAACACCACCAAACCAGCCGACTCCCGCATCGGCGACATCGTCATCAACGTCCAACAACTCACCTCCGACCAACAACTCCGCGACGAACGCCTCCGCCACGACTACCTCCAATCCAACGACTACCAAACCGCCACCTTCTCCCCACCACACTCGACGGACTCCCCACCAAAATCTCCGAAGACACCCCCCTACAAGTTCACGATCACCGGCGACCTCACCGTCAAAGAAACCACCAAACCCGCCACCCTGAAAGCCACCGGCACCCTCACCGGCAACGAACTCCACCTCAACGCCACCACCACCATCTCCCTCACCAACTACGGCATCGGCCCCATCAACATGGTCGGCTTCGCCCAAGCCGACGACAACGCCCGGCTCGACTTCAACCTGACCGCCATCGACACAGCCGACTTCACCGACACCAACCGCGTCGCCTCAGCAGCCACCACCAACACCAAACCCACCGGCACCAGCCCCTCATTCACCAACGCCGTCCAACCCATCCTCGAAAACAGTTGCGCCTCCTGCCACCAAACCGGCGAAGCAGGAGCCCCCTTCTGGGAACTCACCGACGCCTCCGACGCCACCCGCATCGCCGACGGCCTCGCCCTCATCACCAAATCCCGCTACATGCCCCCCTTCCTCGCCACCGACGCCGGCATCCCCCTCAAACACGACCCCCGCCTCACCAACAAACAAATCACCACCATCGAAGACTGGGCCAACGCCGGCGCCCCACTCGACACCCCCACAACCACCCCCATCAAGGTCACCAACGAGCCCGTGCTGCACCCCCGCGCCGATATGACGCTGACCGCAGCGGCGCCGTACGAGGGTTCCACCAACAAGACCAACGACTACCGCTGCTTGATCATGGATCCCGAACTCGACACGCCGGCGGTGGCCACCGGATATGAGTTCGTGCCCGACAAAAACGAGTTCGTCCACCACGCCCTCACCTACCGCATGACCGCCGACCAGCGCGAGGGCGTCGATCAGCGCGACGCCGATGATCCCGGCACCGGATACGAATGCTTCGGCGGCGTCGGCGCCGGCCCAGGCGGACTGAGCCCATCGGGTCGGGGGCGGGGCTCCGAGCTGGTGGCCGGATGGGCACCGGGCGCCAAGCCGGGGATCTATCCGGACGGAGCCGGGCTGAAGATGCAGCCGGGTGACTTCTTCGTCACTCAGGTCCACTACCACTACGTCCACGCCGCACCCCCCGACCAGAGCCAGTTGATCCTGCAGTTGGGTTCCGAGCCCACCGAGAACTACGCCGACGTGGCGGTCAGCCAATACCTGGCCCCAGCCGAGATCCCCTGCATGCCCGACGAAAAAGGCCCGCTCTGCGACCGGGCTGCGTCGATCCAGGCGCTTACCGACGAGTTCGGTCCGGCGGCGCCGGTGATCGCCAACGGGCTCAACGCCGTCTGCGGGTCCACCCCCGAGGAGACCGCGAACGTTGACGCGGAGGGCATCTCGACGAGCAGCTGCGAACACGGCGTGTCGTCCGTTGGCAAGCTGTTGTCGGTCAACGGCCACATGCACGAGCTGGGACGAACCTTCCGCATGACCCTCAACCCCGACACCCCCGGGGAGAAGGTCCTCCTCGACATCGACCGCTGGGACTTCAACTGGCAGTTCAGTTACGTGCCTGTCGAGGACATCGTGTTGACCAGTGACGACACGATCAAGGTTGAGTGCTCCTGGGACCGAAACCTGATCAACCCTCAGGCCGAACCCCGCTGGATCAGCTGGTCGGAGGGCACCGAGGACGAGATGTGCTTCTCGACCGTCGCCACGATCGAGCCCCGGGAGTGA
- a CDS encoding dCTP deaminase gives MILADASIRALVESGVLVIDPYEPQHVQPASVDVRLGHQFRVMRNTRLTHIDPVTVDESLMESVEVPDGGQFVLHPGEFALGHTSETLALPDNIVGVVNGKSSLGRLGVQVHATAGFVDPGFEGVIVLELSNVATLPILLRPGMKVAQMVFQHLDRSAERPYGHPDLGSKYQGQRGAVSSRYAANYPGDTTAAP, from the coding sequence GTGATCCTCGCCGATGCCTCGATCCGCGCCCTTGTCGAGTCGGGTGTGCTCGTGATCGACCCCTACGAGCCACAGCACGTTCAACCGGCGTCGGTCGATGTGCGCCTCGGTCACCAGTTCCGGGTGATGCGCAACACCCGCCTGACCCACATCGACCCGGTCACGGTGGACGAGTCCCTCATGGAGTCGGTCGAGGTGCCCGACGGCGGGCAGTTCGTCTTGCACCCGGGGGAGTTTGCGCTCGGCCACACCTCGGAAACCCTGGCGCTGCCCGACAACATCGTGGGCGTGGTGAACGGCAAGTCCAGCCTGGGCCGCCTCGGCGTGCAGGTCCATGCCACCGCCGGCTTCGTCGACCCCGGTTTCGAGGGAGTCATCGTCTTGGAGCTGTCCAACGTGGCCACGCTTCCCATCCTGTTGCGCCCGGGGATGAAGGTGGCACAGATGGTGTTCCAGCACCTGGACCGCTCGGCCGAGCGCCCCTATGGGCACCCCGACCTGGGTTCGAAGTATCAGGGACAGCGGGGCGCGGTCAGCTCGCGATACGCCGCCAACTACCCCGGCGACACCACCGCCGCCCCGTAA
- a CDS encoding AlkZ family DNA glycosylase, translated as MSQRAPSQLSPTEVLRLRLAAQLLDAIRPRSPGEVVTWFGAMQAQDLNSGHWSFGARCDGLTDDDIHAATENREILRTWPMRGTVHFVPPADARWMLEVTGARALRGAARRREFLGLSETTVDRAADVLGSALAGGRRLTRAECIAALVDGGVPEAADHGYHFLWYISQIGVTCIGPQVGKEQTFVLLDEWVPKPRQLDRDEALAELAVRFVRSHGPVTRHDLARWTGLTMTDAKAGLAAASDVLTEVDCATSDGPTAMWVTDDALEAALDVDGRPGLDDPEPVVLLPGFDEYMLGYGDRSAMLDPAFNQRICPGNNGMFKPTIVGGGTVLGTWKRTVKTSTVDIDLDPFAPLPSAVRGGIDAAAERYGQFHGRDARVSLSTG; from the coding sequence ATGTCCCAGCGAGCCCCGTCCCAACTCAGCCCAACCGAGGTGCTGCGGTTGCGCTTGGCCGCCCAGTTGCTCGACGCAATCCGCCCTCGCTCGCCGGGCGAGGTCGTCACCTGGTTCGGGGCGATGCAGGCCCAGGACCTCAACAGCGGACATTGGTCGTTCGGCGCGCGTTGTGACGGCCTGACCGACGACGACATCCACGCAGCCACCGAAAACCGCGAGATCCTGCGCACCTGGCCCATGCGGGGGACGGTCCACTTCGTCCCGCCCGCCGACGCCCGCTGGATGCTCGAGGTGACCGGCGCTCGTGCGCTGCGCGGCGCTGCCCGCCGGCGCGAGTTCCTCGGCCTGAGCGAGACGACGGTCGACCGCGCGGCCGACGTGCTGGGGTCGGCGCTCGCCGGGGGTCGTCGCCTGACGCGGGCCGAATGCATCGCCGCACTGGTCGACGGCGGCGTTCCCGAAGCGGCCGATCACGGCTATCACTTCCTCTGGTACATCTCGCAGATCGGGGTGACCTGCATCGGCCCACAGGTGGGCAAGGAGCAGACCTTCGTGCTGCTCGACGAATGGGTGCCCAAGCCTCGACAGCTCGACCGCGACGAGGCGCTGGCTGAGCTGGCGGTGCGCTTCGTGCGCAGCCACGGCCCGGTCACGCGTCACGACCTGGCCCGTTGGACCGGGCTGACGATGACCGACGCCAAGGCCGGTTTGGCGGCCGCGTCGGACGTGCTCACCGAAGTGGACTGCGCCACATCCGACGGACCCACAGCGATGTGGGTCACCGACGACGCACTGGAGGCTGCGCTCGACGTCGACGGTCGACCCGGTCTCGACGACCCGGAGCCGGTCGTACTGTTGCCCGGCTTCGACGAGTACATGCTGGGTTACGGCGACCGCTCGGCCATGTTGGACCCGGCGTTCAACCAGCGCATCTGTCCCGGCAACAACGGCATGTTCAAGCCGACCATCGTCGGCGGCGGCACGGTGCTCGGCACCTGGAAGCGCACCGTGAAAACGTCGACGGTCGATATCGACCTCGATCCGTTTGCACCGCTCCCCTCTGCTGTGCGTGGCGGTATCGACGCCGCCGCCGAACGCTACGGGCAGTTCCACGGCCGCGACGCCCGGGTCTCACTCTCCACCGGCTGA
- a CDS encoding 4Fe-4S dicluster domain-containing protein, whose translation MATSTETPSGTETKAKRRFRPYQIALVVGGGFAALTAASYVAEQLWAEHWAETAYEEQPISRLMFANIPGWLRLAFYVMVVAAILYGAFNFSNRVRNWERGAPDNRRTTPKNFKKRLENMRSGLYMQTLLRDPAAGVMHSFIYFAFLVLLAITTIGEINLQLPVALKFLHGDVYRAYAFIADLAGVFFVVGLVWAIVRRYVQKPYRIRIKTKADHAIGLGVLLAIGVTGFIAEGFRIALEGMPEADNWAFIGWPMAKAMENMGGLEWWHRSFWIVHILTFVAFLIVLPTTMLRHMFTSPMNMYLKDRDRPKGAMKAMPNLMETELETFGASVVEDFTWKQLLDTDACTMCGRCTSVCPASGTGKPLDPREIVLKTGEVMAATGDPQVSPPIALDGEITIGANSLFERITPEEVWACTSCKACDEICPVNIEILDKILDMRRYLTLMESDFPTELGQAFQGMENQGNPWKMSQSDRGKWADKLDGINVLEGGDPLEAEYLYWVGCAGSFDDKNQKVTQAVAKLLQRAEVSFAILGPSENCTGDPARRAGNEYIFQMLAMQNIETLDSMGVKKIIAQCPHCFNTIANEYPQLGGHYEVIHHTELLERLIDDGSIDTTGTNFAEKVVYHDSCYLGRHNDIYMSPRNIIASLGGVEVVEAPRNGTEGMCCGAGGARMWMEEHTGKQINVDRSQELLATGATRIATACPFCYIMIDDGVKGEGVDEDQVKVGDIALHLLEALEDAETPVGLPLSAVQD comes from the coding sequence ATGGCGACCTCCACCGAGACTCCCAGCGGGACCGAAACCAAGGCCAAGCGCCGGTTCCGTCCCTACCAGATCGCACTCGTCGTCGGCGGCGGCTTCGCCGCCCTCACCGCGGCCTCCTATGTCGCCGAGCAGTTGTGGGCGGAGCACTGGGCAGAGACCGCCTACGAAGAGCAGCCGATCTCTCGCCTGATGTTCGCCAACATCCCGGGCTGGTTGCGTTTGGCGTTCTACGTGATGGTGGTCGCCGCCATCCTGTACGGCGCCTTCAACTTCTCCAATCGGGTGCGCAACTGGGAGCGCGGCGCCCCCGACAACCGACGCACCACGCCGAAGAACTTCAAGAAGCGCCTGGAGAACATGCGCTCGGGCCTGTACATGCAGACCCTGCTGCGCGACCCGGCCGCCGGCGTGATGCACAGCTTCATCTACTTCGCATTCCTCGTGCTGTTGGCGATCACCACCATCGGTGAGATCAACCTGCAGCTGCCGGTGGCCCTGAAGTTTCTTCACGGCGACGTGTACCGCGCCTACGCCTTCATCGCTGATCTGGCCGGCGTGTTCTTCGTCGTCGGGCTCGTCTGGGCCATCGTTCGCCGCTACGTACAAAAGCCCTACCGCATCCGCATCAAGACCAAGGCCGACCACGCGATCGGCTTGGGCGTCCTGCTGGCCATCGGGGTCACCGGGTTCATCGCCGAGGGCTTCCGCATCGCCCTTGAGGGCATGCCCGAGGCCGACAACTGGGCCTTCATCGGCTGGCCGATGGCCAAGGCGATGGAAAACATGGGCGGGCTCGAGTGGTGGCACCGCAGCTTCTGGATCGTGCACATTCTGACGTTCGTCGCCTTCCTGATCGTTCTGCCGACCACGATGCTGCGCCACATGTTCACCTCGCCGATGAACATGTATCTCAAGGACCGGGACCGTCCCAAGGGCGCCATGAAGGCGATGCCCAACCTGATGGAGACCGAGCTGGAGACCTTCGGCGCTTCGGTTGTCGAGGACTTCACCTGGAAGCAGCTGCTCGACACCGACGCCTGCACCATGTGCGGCCGCTGCACCTCGGTGTGCCCGGCTTCGGGCACCGGCAAGCCCCTCGACCCTCGCGAGATCGTCCTGAAGACCGGTGAGGTCATGGCCGCCACCGGCGACCCGCAGGTCAGCCCGCCGATCGCTCTCGACGGCGAAATCACCATCGGCGCCAACAGCCTGTTCGAGCGCATCACCCCCGAAGAGGTGTGGGCCTGCACCTCCTGCAAGGCGTGCGACGAGATCTGCCCGGTCAACATCGAGATCCTCGACAAGATCCTCGACATGCGCCGCTACCTCACCCTGATGGAGTCCGACTTCCCGACCGAACTGGGCCAGGCGTTCCAGGGCATGGAGAACCAGGGGAACCCCTGGAAGATGAGCCAGAGCGATCGCGGCAAGTGGGCCGACAAGCTCGACGGCATCAACGTGCTCGAGGGCGGCGACCCGCTCGAGGCCGAGTACCTGTACTGGGTCGGCTGCGCAGGCAGCTTCGACGACAAGAACCAGAAGGTCACCCAGGCGGTGGCCAAGCTGCTCCAGCGCGCCGAGGTCAGCTTCGCCATCCTCGGCCCGTCCGAGAACTGCACCGGCGACCCGGCCCGCCGCGCCGGCAACGAGTACATCTTCCAGATGCTGGCCATGCAGAACATCGAGACGCTCGACTCGATGGGCGTGAAGAAGATCATTGCCCAGTGCCCGCACTGCTTTAACACGATCGCCAACGAGTACCCCCAGCTGGGCGGCCACTACGAGGTCATCCACCACACCGAGCTGCTCGAGCGCCTCATCGACGACGGCTCGATCGACACGACCGGCACCAACTTCGCCGAGAAGGTCGTCTACCACGACAGCTGCTACCTGGGCCGCCACAACGACATCTACATGTCGCCGCGCAACATCATCGCCTCCCTCGGGGGCGTCGAAGTGGTCGAGGCGCCCCGCAACGGCACCGAAGGCATGTGCTGTGGCGCCGGCGGTGCCCGCATGTGGATGGAGGAGCACACCGGCAAGCAGATCAACGTCGACCGCAGCCAGGAACTGCTCGCCACCGGCGCCACCCGCATCGCCACCGCCTGTCCGTTCTGCTACATCATGATCGACGACGGCGTGAAGGGTGAGGGTGTCGACGAGGACCAAGTGAAGGTGGGCGACATCGCACTGCACCTGCTCGAGGCACTCGAAGACGCCGAGACCCCGGTTGGCCTGCCGCTCAGCGCTGTGCAGGACTAG
- a CDS encoding cyclic nucleotide-binding domain-containing protein: MDAYLERLGALPMFGGCTNKELRDIARIVDELQVESGRVLMSQGDAGQEAFVIEEGTAEVVRDGQLLATVGPGSYVGELALIDAGPRSATVTATTPMRVLVIGTREFSTLLDEVPGLARRVLVSTARRLRAANEGAHQPIH, translated from the coding sequence ATGGATGCTTACTTGGAACGCCTGGGTGCATTGCCGATGTTCGGCGGTTGCACCAACAAGGAACTGCGTGACATTGCGCGCATCGTCGACGAACTGCAGGTGGAATCCGGCCGGGTACTGATGTCGCAGGGCGACGCCGGTCAGGAGGCCTTCGTCATCGAGGAGGGCACCGCCGAGGTGGTGCGCGACGGCCAGTTGCTGGCCACGGTCGGCCCGGGATCCTACGTTGGCGAACTCGCCCTGATCGACGCCGGGCCCCGCTCGGCCACGGTGACCGCCACGACGCCCATGCGGGTGTTGGTGATCGGCACCCGCGAGTTCTCCACGCTGCTCGACGAGGTGCCAGGCCTGGCCCGGCGGGTGCTGGTCAGCACCGCCCGCCGCCTGCGCGCCGCCAACGAGGGCGCCCACCAGCCGATCCACTGA
- a CDS encoding epoxide hydrolase → MTGSESGDGAPPADEWVGDAAVEGPSADHPVPDGFEATSIAIPDELLDDLRLRLGHTRWPDELPDVGWDYGTDMSTLQALCRTWRDTYDWRPTEARLNAWPQYRTTIGGTPIHVIVARSPEPDAMPLLLTHGWPGSVTEFLDVIEPLRDPVAHGGDAADAFHVVVPSLPGFGFSGPTTGPGWDVKAVAEAWAELMSRLGFDRYLAQGGDWGSFVSTWLGLVDPEHLAGIHLNMAVGFPGDGELTESEGVDLAEMGEFLANGCAYQEIQGKNPQTLAYGLADSPAGLAGWILEKFWAWTDHDGNLFDAVSEQAILDNLTSYWVTGTIGSSTRIYFETMRTGRFATHDAKVEVPTAVAQFPAEITRPPRSWVEAGYNLVRYTRFDRGGHFAALEEPDLLIGDLRAFARTLR, encoded by the coding sequence ATGACTGGATCCGAAAGCGGCGATGGCGCACCACCGGCCGACGAGTGGGTCGGTGATGCGGCGGTCGAGGGCCCATCGGCCGACCATCCGGTGCCCGACGGGTTTGAGGCGACATCGATCGCCATCCCGGACGAGCTCTTGGACGATCTGCGCCTGCGATTGGGGCACACCCGCTGGCCCGACGAACTCCCGGACGTCGGCTGGGACTACGGCACCGACATGTCGACGCTCCAGGCACTCTGTCGCACTTGGCGCGACACCTACGACTGGCGCCCGACCGAGGCCCGCCTCAACGCCTGGCCGCAGTACCGCACGACGATCGGCGGCACGCCTATCCACGTGATCGTCGCCCGTTCCCCCGAGCCCGACGCGATGCCGCTGTTGTTGACCCACGGCTGGCCCGGGTCGGTCACCGAGTTCCTCGACGTGATCGAGCCGCTGCGCGATCCGGTCGCCCACGGGGGCGATGCTGCCGACGCGTTTCACGTCGTCGTCCCCTCGCTGCCCGGCTTCGGGTTCTCCGGGCCCACGACCGGCCCCGGCTGGGACGTCAAGGCGGTGGCCGAGGCCTGGGCCGAGCTGATGTCCCGGCTCGGGTTCGACCGCTACCTGGCCCAGGGGGGCGACTGGGGCAGCTTCGTCTCCACCTGGCTGGGTCTCGTCGACCCCGAACACCTCGCCGGCATCCACCTCAACATGGCGGTCGGGTTTCCCGGCGACGGCGAGCTCACCGAGTCCGAGGGCGTCGACCTGGCCGAGATGGGCGAGTTTCTCGCCAACGGCTGCGCCTACCAGGAGATCCAAGGCAAGAACCCCCAAACACTGGCGTACGGCCTCGCCGACTCCCCCGCCGGCCTGGCCGGCTGGATTCTCGAGAAGTTCTGGGCCTGGACCGACCACGACGGCAACCTGTTCGACGCGGTCAGCGAGCAGGCGATCCTCGACAACCTCACCAGCTATTGGGTGACCGGCACGATCGGCAGCTCGACGCGCATCTACTTCGAAACGATGCGCACCGGCCGCTTCGCCACCCACGACGCCAAGGTGGAGGTGCCGACAGCGGTGGCGCAGTTTCCCGCCGAGATCACCCGGCCGCCCCGCTCCTGGGTGGAGGCGGGCTACAACCTGGTCCGCTATACCCGCTTCGACCGGGGCGGGCACTTCGCAGCGCTGGAAGAGCCGGATCTGCTGATCGGCGACCTCCGGGCGTTCGCCCGTACCCTCCGCTAA
- a CDS encoding cytochrome P450 has translation MTQRVQPDFVDVLDLDRFVRGDHHAMFRRMREEAPVSWHEEKVREGGFWNIVMHPHLQTVNRDTELFSSQKAGSLMFENPAPSGFDSRGKLLIDTDPPLHTRYRRLINKGFTPRMIGLLEQYLQYRAELIVDNVIEKGECDFVSGLAMELPLQAIAEIMGVPQEDRRLIFDWTNKMIGAQDPDYNDSGEIEDMEEATQAAAELYLYVDQLRAQRRSDPKDDIVTKLINAEIDGDNLSEEEFEMFMLLLSVAGNETTRNATTHGMYGLSSTPGQWDLLKGNLPELMPNAIEEMVRWGSPVLHFRRQTTAPTEIGGVELDADDKVVMWHVSANRDENVFDDPDTFDIERSNANEQVGFGGGGAHYCLGANLAKAELRIIYTEIATRMPDIKVVGEPERLRSNFISGIKSMPVSFTPGKRKHPADAT, from the coding sequence GTGACCCAGCGTGTGCAGCCTGATTTCGTCGACGTGTTGGACTTGGATCGCTTCGTGCGCGGCGACCATCACGCGATGTTCCGCCGAATGCGCGAAGAGGCTCCGGTGTCGTGGCACGAGGAGAAGGTCCGCGAGGGCGGCTTCTGGAACATCGTCATGCACCCGCACCTGCAGACGGTCAATCGGGACACGGAGCTGTTCTCCTCCCAGAAGGCCGGCTCGCTCATGTTCGAGAACCCGGCCCCGTCAGGGTTCGACAGCCGGGGCAAGCTGCTGATCGACACCGACCCCCCGCTGCACACCCGGTATCGGCGCCTGATCAACAAGGGCTTCACACCACGCATGATCGGCCTGTTGGAGCAATACCTGCAGTACCGGGCCGAGCTGATCGTCGACAACGTGATCGAAAAGGGCGAGTGCGACTTCGTCAGCGGCCTGGCGATGGAGCTGCCGCTGCAGGCGATCGCCGAGATCATGGGTGTCCCCCAAGAGGACCGTCGCCTGATCTTCGACTGGACCAACAAGATGATCGGGGCGCAGGACCCGGACTACAACGACAGCGGCGAGATCGAGGACATGGAGGAGGCCACCCAGGCCGCCGCCGAGCTGTACCTCTACGTCGACCAGTTGCGCGCCCAGCGGCGCAGCGATCCCAAGGACGACATCGTCACCAAGCTGATCAACGCTGAGATCGATGGCGACAACCTCAGCGAAGAAGAGTTCGAGATGTTCATGTTGTTGCTGTCGGTCGCCGGCAACGAGACCACCCGTAACGCCACCACCCATGGCATGTATGGGTTGTCGAGCACGCCCGGCCAGTGGGACCTGCTCAAGGGCAACCTGCCCGAGCTGATGCCCAACGCCATCGAGGAGATGGTGCGCTGGGGCTCCCCGGTGCTGCACTTCCGTCGCCAGACCACCGCCCCGACCGAGATCGGCGGGGTCGAGCTTGATGCCGACGACAAGGTCGTCATGTGGCACGTCTCGGCGAACCGTGACGAGAACGTCTTTGACGATCCGGACACGTTCGACATCGAGCGGTCCAACGCCAACGAGCAGGTCGGCTTCGGCGGCGGCGGCGCCCACTACTGCCTGGGCGCCAACCTGGCCAAGGCCGAGCTGCGCATCATCTACACCGAGATCGCCACCCGCATGCCCGACATCAAGGTGGTGGGCGAGCCCGAGCGACTGCGCAGCAACTTCATCTCGGGCATCAAGTCGATGCCGGTGAGCTTCACCCCGGGCAAGCGCAAGCACCCGGCGGACGCCACCTAA
- a CDS encoding serine hydrolase yields the protein MTSCRFASPRYAVLWGSFLVAVIAACSSPETGERPVPSTTRNDTEETKNTASAVPGSEWETISPSEAGLNEEALDQIAEGAEATGSYCLSVVRDGKMAYQRTFGDYTASTPQEAYSVTKSFTSTLVGMAAEDGDLDVGQAASDFLPEWQGTDSADVTIRNLIQNDSGRFWSLKSDYLDMMRATDLTQFALDLDQAEPPGTVWRYNNAAIQTLPAVMFQATGQSMGDFGAGRLLKPLGMAHSSFTADQAGNTLAFMGLQSTCDDLARFGLLFDRGGVWGDDRLVSADWVQAATTPGELNPAYGYLWWLQTDGAFTGGEGKQLTGHYPDAPPDTFAAEGLGGQVVVVVPSEDLVITRMAAVAAPNPAGDPFAESLPADVVAAINDAESSNG from the coding sequence ATGACCAGTTGCCGTTTCGCCAGCCCCAGGTATGCCGTGCTGTGGGGGTCCTTCTTGGTCGCCGTGATCGCAGCCTGCTCCTCCCCCGAGACGGGCGAGCGTCCCGTTCCCAGCACCACACGCAACGACACTGAAGAAACCAAAAACACCGCGTCGGCTGTTCCCGGCAGCGAGTGGGAGACGATCTCCCCGAGCGAGGCCGGGCTGAACGAAGAGGCGCTCGACCAAATCGCCGAGGGTGCCGAGGCCACCGGTTCCTACTGCCTCTCGGTGGTGCGCGACGGAAAGATGGCGTACCAGCGCACGTTCGGCGACTACACGGCGTCGACCCCTCAGGAGGCCTACTCGGTCACCAAGTCGTTCACCTCGACGCTGGTGGGCATGGCGGCCGAGGACGGCGACCTGGACGTGGGCCAAGCCGCTTCGGACTTCCTCCCCGAGTGGCAAGGAACCGACTCGGCCGACGTGACGATCAGAAACCTGATCCAAAATGACTCGGGGCGGTTCTGGAGCCTCAAGTCCGACTATCTCGACATGATGAGGGCCACCGACCTCACCCAGTTCGCGTTGGACCTCGATCAGGCAGAGCCGCCGGGCACGGTCTGGCGCTACAACAACGCCGCCATCCAGACACTGCCGGCCGTCATGTTTCAGGCCACCGGTCAGAGCATGGGCGATTTCGGCGCCGGACGACTCCTGAAACCCCTGGGCATGGCCCACAGTTCCTTCACCGCCGACCAGGCCGGCAACACCCTTGCGTTCATGGGTTTGCAGAGCACCTGTGATGACCTGGCCCGGTTTGGGTTGTTGTTCGACCGAGGTGGGGTTTGGGGTGATGACCGGCTCGTCAGCGCCGACTGGGTGCAGGCCGCCACCACCCCCGGCGAGCTCAACCCGGCGTACGGCTACCTGTGGTGGCTCCAGACCGACGGCGCGTTCACCGGAGGCGAGGGCAAGCAGCTGACCGGCCACTACCCCGATGCGCCACCGGACACCTTCGCCGCCGAGGGCCTGGGGGGCCAGGTCGTGGTGGTCGTCCCGTCGGAGGACCTGGTGATCACCCGCATGGCGGCGGTCGCCGCCCCGAACCCGGCCGGTGACCCCTTTGCCGAGAGCCTGCCCGCCGATGTGGTGGCGGCCATCAACGATGCGGAGTCTTCGAACGGCTAA